The DNA region AAAGTACAAGAATTTTTCAGCACTGGAGTTTCACTTTCAAGGGCGAATCTATCGAAGATCCTAAAAATTGGATTTTGTAGAACCCTGGACAAAAATATATTCCTACTCCCCGTGCTTCGTTTCAatttgcaatttttattttgataaactATGGAATAAAAAAAGGCGTTTTCCACCTATTTCAGTATGATTTTATCAGCTGCATGATTTCTTATGCTGCCCCGTAGCCGTTCTCTCTAGTTTTGCATTAAAATTTCAAGAAGCCTGTGCTTGTGGCGTGTGGATTTTTTTGAAAGATGTGGGTAGTTGTTATCAGGCAGAGAGGCTCACTGAAAAGAAACCATCTGCTGCATTCTGGGACGAGTAGGAGCtgtagtttttgtgtgtgtgtgtgtgtgtgtgtgtgtgtgggacatACAAAAAGGTTAAgccttttttaaatttggatCTTAGAAGCATCCAAAGTTGCGTGTTCGGTTGCTGCTGTAGGGGCATaatacattttgtcattatgGTGCTGTAGCCACCCAACAACCAtgatgtcttaaaaaaaaatatatattgctTATATCCAGAAACTAAACTGTTGCAAGCTGTTTTTGCCAAACTGTTGCAGCATTAAAAGTCACAGATCAACAACATCATTCATGCTCCAGCATTCAAATGCTAAACTGTCAagagcaaaacacaaattttcatcttacaaaaacattaattcaaGGTAGATAATCCTACTACCCAAAGTAcagcaaatatttttgttaaaatgGCTGCAATTCGTAAGCTTCTGAAATACGTCCAGTCTATTTCTCACAACAgatcctgttttatttattcttgcATAAGAACAGACTTTGTCAGTTACAGATTTAAAGCTGTAAAACCAGACGTTAATATAAGCACACAAGACTGTTGAGTCACCCCTTATACCACAGTGAGATTAATCCGTCAACTGATACATCGAATAGAGAGAGCTGAGGCTGATCTGCCCTGttccttcattttctgctttaGAGAGGTTACATCTTTAGCCTCCAGTTAATCACACAATGTAATTCTCCTTCAAATCCTGAACTCATGTCTGCACAATGAGTTGTGCGACATATTTGTGCGACATTTTCCtacacaggggaaaaaaatattcagattttatatTAGCTGATTCTGgttcattttattattgttgcaCTTTTGAATAAACTGATGCAAGCAGCTTTAGCTGCTAGAGCTGTAAAGTGAGATCAGCAAATAGGAGCTGGGAGGACAGATGTGACACTTGATTAGATTTCTACTGCAGCATCCGAGACCCTACAATACCCCCCTTCGCTTGTTCACACATCAAATTCTCCTCAAATTAACCAGATTTGTTGTCTGCTCTCTCCTCGGCATCCATCTTCACAGAGAAGATGAGAGCAAACAGTGCCCGAGACATTTGCCCgggaaagaaacaaagtgtTTGCTGGCTCAGTGCAAAAGGTAAATTACGGCACCAGAGAGCTGAGTGTTTCTTTAGTGCAGCTGGAGATGCAGTAAGAATGAGGTGAGCTGCCTTTAGCACTCCTGGGGCAGTTTTATCTCATATTTCTGAGCTGAGTAATGACTTGAGTGAAAAGAGACTACAGAAAATCCAGGCGGTAGCAGACACGCTGTCAGCACCTCAACTGGGATTAGAAAGGGAGTAGAGGAATGCACAGTTGATGTATTCACAATAAACTTGGAGAAGGAAGCCGAGGCGAGCTGCATAATGAACCAAATACACCAATATAAGAATAAACGAAGAGCAAAGAGTATAAATGTTCATCTTCTCAAGAGGAGTGACTGCAGACGTCGTGTGTAAGCAGAAGCTCTGATGGCTTTGGGAGCCATGAGGGTGTGGTGGTCACAAGAATGGATTTGTTTCCAGGGGGAAGTTTTTGAACCTCTGAGGCGCTCAACTGGATAAATACTTCACCCTCGCTCTGCCACCTATCCAGTCCAACAAGATAACAGCCAGCACCCAACGGcaatcatgcttttttttttttttttttttttaagttaaaaaaaaaaagaaaaaaaaaaaaaggtggtgcACTGCTTTACCAGCAGACACCATGCTGCTTTGGTTAGACAGCGGGAAGGAAATGTCCACGCTTCCTCCCTGTAGACAGACACTGTTCAGGGGTCAGAGTAGGTGAAGCTGGCTCACCACCCCAAAGCCTGAGCAGGAGTAGGAAATGGATAAAATGACTATTTCTCCTGACTTGGATGACTAACAGAAGATGTCGGGAactgagagaaaatatttaaaaactcCGGATGACTTCTCTGAGGCATCCAGGCAAAGTTTGGAACATGGCAAAAGTTCCTCACTCGTCTTAAAATACAGAGTTCGACAATAAGTCCAACACAGCACAGTGTTTGTACAGATCGGCCCCTGGATTTGTACAGCTGACGAACACATTTGAGTCTATGTGCTCCCACTTGTCCGCAGGGGGAAATGTACTCAGAACAAAAACTTTCAGGAATGCTCGGCATTCTTCAACATGTCATACTTGTCGATTTTAAACTTTCAAGTGCTGTCGAGGAGCTCTGCCATTGGACAACAAGTATGAGGGGCGAGCTCTgaggaacaagaaaacaaacactctAATGAAACTGCCAtgggtttatttttcttccctgtAAACTGGTTTGAAAAGTTCACAAAAGCACATCAGCCGGAGTGAATCTTCCAGCAGAAGAGGTGTGATCTGGAGCAGAGATAAATGTGTTGTAAATCCAAAGGGGAAGGTCGTGTAGAGCTCGCGCGGCACTTTGCTGCGTGTGATGTCTATCGACCGCTGATTTACTGAAGACTGACAGGGTGAGATAAGTGCAACGGGAGACGGCAGAGCGCCGGTGTTGTGTGAGGTTGTTGTATCGATGCGGCTGTTCAGCATTCAGTGGCTGATTGAAAGAAAGGCGTGAGATTACAGCATGTAGGAGCTGACTAAGTGATACTCGAGTTATTCCCTGATCATTCAGTTTCTTCTGCAGAAACCTAATGGAAGGTAGAACCCTTTGAAGGCGGGACCCAGACCACCCTTCAAGATGCAGGTCATGGAAAATGCACCTCATTAAATATTAGAGGTCGTGATGTAATTTATAATTCAGTATTTCAGTCTGGACACAACGTGATGCCTTCCTTGTTGCACATTAGTCCTGGATGATACCAAGTAATGCAGCTAAAAAGGCGAAGCTGATTAGTCTGGGAAGAATCTGTCTGCTGATCGTGTCAACCTTAAAATTATGCCAAGGACCTCAAACTGTTGATTCTCTACCACTTGAAAATATGAAACTGTGAGAAAGTGAACATCAACTTGAGGAAGACAAGGCAAGATAGTGAAAGTGACGCTGGGATGTGCGAGGAATAAGGAAAACAACTTCAGTCTTTCCTTGAGCtagatctttaaaaaaaaaaaaaaaaaaaaaaaaaaaacctcagcagCACAATGCTTGAATTCATAATTACTTTTCTTCCATCGGGGCAGATGGAGGCTGACTGAAAGGCCATAAGGTCTACCTGACCTTGAAGAAGTGCCAGCACATGATTGGAAATTCCTCCAGTGTGTCAGGAGGCGATGCAAAAGGGAAGTTTGCTCATGTAGGGAAATTCATTAACCTTCCTTGAGCGTCTCGGTAATTGGTTCACCCTTGGAGGATTCACTGTTTAGTGGCCGACACTACGCACTTCACTAAGAGACCTtagagttgttttgtttttttgactgaCAGTTGGtggcacagaaaacacatgagcagattattttgacttttctgCGTTAGAGAATGAACAGTGTAGATGAGCCTAAACTCCCACGTTCTAACCAGCTTGAAGCAGATCAGGATCAAACCAACTCCAGTCAGCTGAGGGGGGAGGAGTGACAGGTGGTCAAAAGGATGAATGGATGGGCCTGGCTGGTAAGCCGAGAGCCGGCAGGCCTCTCcatgctgagagagagaaaccaggCCACTTCACAGAGCGGGAGAGAGTTGGAAAAAGAGGGACAGGAAACCAGGACTCTGGAGTAACCCAGAGAGATAAAGCTGtggttaaaaaagaaatctgtatTTGTCACTTCCAGGTAAGTCTGGTTCGCTTCCAGGGGAAAAGCTCACATCAAGGCACCAAGGCACTCCTCCCAAGACGCCACCTTCCCGAGACACAACAGCCCGCATTTCAAAACTGCTGGTTTAAGTACAAGTTGGCATCATGCTGGCTCAGCAGGCAAAGGTCACATGGTCTGCGCTTGCAACACTGCATCTGATCTGATCTTATGACCTCTTGCTTTGCCACGTCTCACTTCCATTTCCCCATTACTGACCAGCAAGCAAAGATGCCACATTGTACAGGGGATTTTACTCAAATTTTTACGAtgtcagtgcaaaaaaaaaaaaaaaaaaaagtttcggTCAACCTTCCTCCTACGATTCCCCATAATGACAGCTCCTCCGATTTCCAAGAAGTCTATTTTGATCAAACTTTGACCACTGGATCTCAATATTACAGAGTAATGTTATTAATAACTGCACaattaaatctaaatataaTGGAAATTGCAATGTCCAAAtggcaaatggaaaaaaaaaagaaaaaaaaaaaagaattgcagtcTTTTCAACCACAATCTTCTCaaagaataaatatgaaaataaaactattagAGAGATCGATTCTTTTTACGCCTGTTTGTGTTGCAGAAAGAAAttggaaaaaacatttaattaatttaacaatttagATAATTTTTCTCCTAATAGATAAGATATtgagctttttaaaaagaatatcTACACAAGCTTTTAATGTTGAataattgtttttctgtgattttttttaaagagttaaATTCCCAGAGCTCTGCAGAGACGTGTGTTATCTTGCTCCTTCACTTATGTTGCACTGTGTTACTGCAACACTGCTGGACTTCACACAGACTTCACAGACTTGTAGTCAGATCCAATCAAATCTAGATTAAACACAGCTATCACATATCAGTCTTTACTCTTCAAGACCTGTAATTGGACTGcaatgtgtataaaaaaaaaaaatcttggatTAATGATAAAGAACAAATCCTCCcatctgaaagagagagacctCAACCAGCTCTCCGATGAAACCTGAATCTATCCAGCAAAGTGATAAACAGCCCTTTCTAGAGCTTTTATCAGAGTGTGCTGCGAACAAGGCCAGGTGGCCCACTTTGCATACAGTATATGTGTCCTTGTCACACAGGTTAAACAAACAGGCTGCAGATCTGCATCAATGAAATAACAAAACGAGAGTGCCTAAATTCCACGGTAGCATCAAGCAACACCTAAAATAACGCTATCGAAAACATCACTGTggtaaagataaaaataaaaccacagccGTTGACTCAGAACTGTCCTCATGTTAAAGGTTGAGTTGTTTGGTGGGTCTATTATAAACGGACTTCCTGCTAAACTGAAAAGGACGCATTTGCAGGGAACCAATGTAGACTCAGCAGGGGCGAACAGGAAacaactctgacacacacacagttcaaaaCACTACCTTGGACACACAAAAGTCACTACCCAGTTAAGAAAGTGATGTGTCCTTGGTTGGACAGAGCTTTCACCATCTGTGCTGTGTTACAGtccacaatgaacacacacacacacacacacaaaacaccaaagCCTTCATGActttgagagacagagagaaaccgagagagaggagggaatgGAAATCTGAGGGAGGAGTGCTGAAAGGACAGGCTGATTCGAGCTGAGGCATGTTGATAAGTGCGCGTTTCAGCCGGGAGTGcacagattttgtgttttgtgtgtgtgtgtgtgtgcgtctatCAGCGGCGCACAGAGAGTGAGTATCTGCAGCAGACAGGGAGTGCTTATGAAAAGTGCAGTTAGTCTGACACTCGCTTCACACAGAGCTCGCAACGTGTGCCCAAAAGCTTAAAATCTGGCTCTTCTCGTCAGCGCTTTAAACGAGGTGCTCAGCTGAAACACAACTACAGACTCACAAATCTGTCAGACGTATGTAACACAACTTATCACCGGCTTGTCAACCACCTCTACTGTACACTCATCCACAGCTACATGAAAACAACATGTGACACcaaagtgggtttttttgtgcgtTTCCTTCTTGTTACTAAGAGATGATGATCCCATGATGTAACTTTAACAAGAGCAAAGTTCTGCTGCCAAACACAAAGTTCTTCTTATGTTGGTTGTAAAGATTTACCTTCTCTGGTTGACATCTTGATACAACTCACGCTGCATTTCTTCTGAAAGGTTTTAGACCATTTCTCCAGCACTCTGAATGGACTTTCAGCTATTTGACAGGATCCATTTCCAGTCTGATGAAATCTGTGTTGCTCTTGAATGCaatttttgtaattaattttgGACAAAAGTAtctatattaataataataataatgataatcatttAATAGGTTTAAAAACACCACTCATACTGTGTCTTGCAAttcgaaagaaaaaaaaaatcatcaataGTGAAGGCCAAAGGAGGGAAtgtaatattaatttcagcaCAACATATATAAATAGCCAAGCTTGTGCTATGAGGAATGAAATGATCTCAGTCTCTGCTTGGAGAAATAGATGTCTGACGTTTTGATCTTACAgctaaaaaaaactttttgttaTCAATTAGTTGTAGTTTCTCAAAAGCCATTTCATCCAAAAGCATGCAAAACAGCTTTCACTGAATAGTAAAATGTCTGAAACCAAATGAGGAACTGAGTAAAGAATAATTATCATTGACACATGGCCATCTGTCCAGTGAAAGCTTTCAGTGCTGATACTCTGTCTGATACAAGGTCCTATAAAATAACTAATTCTCAGATtgaaacaaaccaaccaaatgTGACTAAGAATAAACAACTAGTAGACAAATAAGGCCATAATTTAAAAGTGAACAAAAGCCCCTGCATTGCTTCTGCGATCATGTATAGGTCTTTATATTTGTGGGATCATTGCGGGAAATCACTTCTCATGTTACAGCTGGTTGTACTAAACACACTCGGTATCGAGGAAATCCTCCCATTCAGGTTTCTAGTACTATTGCTATCATAGTGAGATGGCAGATCTCCTGTAGTTCATGTGTGGGCTGTAGCTGCAGAGCCCTGCCTCACTGTGCCAAACCGTCCGAGGACAAGGAAGAGGACTAAATTACAGGGAGTCCTTTAGGAGTACAGCTGGAATGGACACACCCTCTGTAGCTGATACGGTGGGTTGACttcctgcttttaaaaaaaaagaaagacgtTTTCTCACTACCACTGTTTGTCTGTCAATTAGTtctgtctcaaaaaaaaaaaaagaaaaagaaaagaaaaacggtTATGAGTTTTGTTTTAAGGTGCGGCCAGCCATGAATGTTATTGAACTAATATCGCAAAAGCAAAACCATCTGTGGTCTAAAGACTCTGCAGCGAAGTCGTGTTGTGATAATCTTTTCTTTATGCAGCAACACTTAACGTCTGAAATCAAACTttgaactgcaaaaaaaaaccattTCACTACTATGAATTCACGCCCACTGAGATGATTCTTCAAGAGAAAGACGGCCGGGGTGAAGGACACATGTGTACTCTTTTATTGGACAGCAGAGACTAAAGCAGGCTCTGTTCCCATGAAGAAGTTGAggactggaggaaaaaaaaaaaaaaaaaatcaataccgCCAACCTTTATTGACTAACTACCAATGGCTTTACATTTCTGCTCGTGTCTCTTACAGCCTGCAAACCCAGCTGAATAATTCTCAATGAGCCTGCCTCTCCATTAAGCAGTAACCTACTGATCTTTGtgtatatattacattttaatgtggcACTATATTGTTTAAAgggttgggtttttgtttttttttaatctgtgcaaCAATAAAAGTCATGTACTGACATTATTGCATTTGCTGAGTGCTTACAAGTCCATAACAGCCACTATACCTCACTGTAATATTCCTGCAGTATCCCAAAGGACACTGAAACTGTTTTGAGGTATTAAATGGGGAGTCTAACGACCATAGGGAATGTAATGGACTGCTATCTCAGTGTGATATTCATGCAGGCTTACAgttgtgctttattttattgttagtCAGCAGCAAAGAAACAGCAACTTTCTTGTTAATatttctaaatttaaaaaaaaaaaaaaaaaaaaatcaagtttttggatttttttttttttgggggggggtggggggggcttttCACACAGGCCTCCCTATCAGCAGTGAGAGTAGCAGCAGTTTTGAAGCAGCCCAGTATAataatttaacacacacacacacacaaaagtagaCACACCCTCTGTGTAAACAGAATAAATGTGATCAATGGTGTGAACATGCAGGATGTCCCAAGGCAGCAAACTGCTATTTATTTCAGCTCGGAGCGGTCTGGGCGGAGGGGAGAGAGATCATTTCCTAACCCAGGAGTCCAGTTTCTCTATCCACATTTCCTGTCCCAAACAGCCATTCATTCCcgagcttttttgtttgtttgtttgtttgtttgtttagtttttttttttttttttttgttttttggcgaCAAAAGGCTGTGTCCCAAACAGATAAACCCCCCTCTTCTTTCACTTACCTGGACATAATTGTTCTCGCAGTAGTCCGCTACTCTGGTCAGGTTTTGGTAACTCTCTACGAGCGCTCTTTTGCCGGCCGGAATCTCTTCCTCTAACAACATTTGCAGCTCTGCCATCTTACATCTCTCGGCAGAGCAGAGAGCCTCCCTTTCCCTCTGCCTTCCCTTTGATTGAAACAAGCCACCAGCCCCAGATCTGCctacaagaaaaaaatcaaaaaaataaaaatcctctgCCTGCTATTGTGGGATTCCTGCCCCTCACTTTGGCGTAGCCTCAAACCGAAGATCGTCTGAGGATGACAGAGTCACTCCTGAGGAAATAACCTGGCCCAAATCCATTTacgttttcatttgttttcatcaatgttcattttttttttatctatttcaaTTACCTTTTTAATTCTCTTTCCCAGACTTTCTGGTTGCATTGAGTTCAATTTACTTtgtaattcatattttttgaCGCTTTGTctgatattttaaatacaataatatcttataaattaatattttatttaatagtgaagaaaaaaaatatctctcGCTCAAAGTTTTTAATAGACACCCAAATTAAGATATTCACTTTTACTCCTTAATCTCACAgaacatatacacacaataaagaaaagcaacttatgtttttgtttgttattttgttgttgttggtgttgttgttattgttgttatttttaaaataactgaTTGAATTTCTACTGATTTAGCTATTCGATTTGAAGACTACAATTGACTCTCCGAAATTGAGGCAGAGTgggatttctttatttacttttccGAAGACATATCACTCTTTCGACTGGAAAAAAACACATGGATCAGGCGAGGGGCATCCTGGGATATGTAGTTTTACCATTAACTGTTGCTGTAAAGGATGTAAGCCTCGAATCCGCGATGAGAGCGAAATGTTACAACGCAACACTTCATACTTTTCCGCTTCTCCATCAGTTATTAGTTAATTTTGTTTGCTCGCTTTTTCGCTTTCACCAAACTTGAAACAACATCTCCTTAATGCGCCGTAGTCAACTAGGAGCATTGTGGCGCTTGTAGGAGACAgaaaactacaactcccagcTTGCACTTCGCAGTTCATGGTGGCTGGCGGAGGGCTGAAGTCGGGTCTTCCTCTGACAGGCCGGAATATTTCGGTGTGTTTTccagcttttttcccctcacagtcTGTAAGTCCGGGCTGTGTTTGACTAAAATGTCGACGCTACTCGATCTTCCGTCGCATTTCGGTGTCATGTgtcctatttttatttttagtaacCGAAGCCCCTCCATACGCTACAGGCTAATGTAAATACAAGTTTAGCTAGTCGCGTAGGCTGCTGCTAAACTGGTGATTTGTGTTACTATAGACGGCTTTGGGGGTCTCgtttgttgtatttctttgtCTTGCCCCCACAGCAGTCACTAATTATCTGTCTCCAGGTTTTGTTTCGGCCGTCACCGTGCGACACAATGGAGGTAGAAAGTGTCAAAGCGGAGGACGACAGGCGTCTGACCCAGCTGAGGTTCGAAGCCGCCGTGAAGGTGATCAAGAGTTTACCTCCGGATGGTGAGTGAAGGCTGACCACATCAGACTGGGTTCGTTACCTTCTCAGGTGCAGGGCCACAGCTTGGGTTAAAGAGGTTAATCCACTTTAGTTGCAGTGGACAGTGCAGACACTCTCCTTTCAGCTGTGTGCAACTTCATGTGTTATTAATGTGCTGCagaaaataattgtgtttgttttcctgtctacAACTCGATTATCTGTCTTTCAGGTCCCTTTCAGCCATCCAATGACATGATGCTCAAGTTCTACAGCTACTATAAACAAGCAACTGTGGGGGCCTGCAATATTCCCCGACCCAGCTTCTGGGATGCGGTTGGCAAAGCTAAATGGTATTAATAAAAGGAAATGCACAGTCAATcaatacattatttttttttaaataccaaatATTACAGGAAACGTTCTGTCAGGGGCCGGATCAAATGTAGAAGTCGCATCAAACTGCCTATTCATTGTGGATATCGATAACTGTGTTTGACTTCTGCACATTGCataacattttgctttttgcctACTTTGATATCACAgtgaaaaaaggtaaaagacaTAAGCAAgactaaacaaaataaactgccTTTAGCTCCACCTCCATGCGAGCATGACAGTATGTGGGTAGTGACTGATGGTCACATTGTTTGATAAATCTATTTTCATGTGCAAAAGGGAGCATAAAGAGTCTTGAAGTGATCTATCTTAAGACAGGATTGCTGAAGTTGGCCTTGGAATGTGACCTCTCACCCAGTGGGCTGGACAGTTTTTCCTCATGCCTTGGTGTGGCGATTATTTTGTGCTTTAATCATTAAATTGTAAAAGCACTTTGTTTAGGAGGACTtcaaccccttttttttttttcttttttttaaactaaagaaCAGGGAAGGTTCAGCCTGTTTTTAGAACAGGAGCTGACAGATAACACACTGACCTTATTGGCAATTCAAAACAAGACTGTTCAGATCCAgagttttgattttcactgtgaaaaaataaatactaatgtattttattactttttatttaccAGGGATGCATGGGATTCTCTTGGAAACATGTCCAAAGAAGAAGCAATGGCAGCCTATGTTGATGAAATGAaactggtgtgttttttttccttaaggTGTCTTGTTTTTGTAGTTGATATTAATTTTACTTAACATGCTAAAATTTTCCTTTGGGTACATAGATCCTGGAAGGTATGCCCATGACTGATGAGGTCGAAGAGCTCTTGCATGTTCTTGGCCCGTTCTACGAGCTGGttgatgagaagaagaagatcaCGCAGATATCGGACCTCAGCACAGGTAGGATTCTCTGACCGGCTGGAGCTGCTCCATCTTTCACTGTTGCCTGTTTGTGATGTCAGAAAATAGCACGTTGAGCTTAACCTTTTTATAATTTGCTTCTTGTCATATGCTCAGCCCGTTTGACACAGTTTGCTAGGCAGCTGGAAGGCAAGTACATCACTGTGAATATGTTGAAGCTTAGTTTAttgttcatgttgtgttgttgctgagaTGCTTTTTGTGCTTATTAGTAGTCTTTGCGCATGCTTAGCTAGTTGTACAGAACAAGTGGATCAGCACATTTAAAGATTCTTTTGCTGTCAGAAATTTATActtttagagatttttttttcaaatctttttcaaacattttaaacacaaaggTTTAAAACTACAAGGAGCTCCTTATGTAAACCCTGACAGGGTTTTGGGGATTTCATCGTTATGAGAGCTAGATAAAGCGCTGATATCCTTAAAgtaagttttcattttgatgaacagGGTTCGGTACAATGCTGAATTCAGTGCCATCGAAGAGTTTCACAAAAAGCATTGTCAGAACCATGGAAATGAATGGGACTCTGGAGACTCAGCCTGCCAGGCTCAAACCAAAGGCAGTGAAGGAAAGGCTGggggaagaaacagaagaagaggatgaggatgacgaagaggaggacgaggaagagaaagaagtagCAATGATGGAGGCCAAAAAAGGTAATACAGCTCCGAACAATAAACAGCCTAATTTTGAAGTGTATATGAGAGCCAAGAGTGAAATTTAGaccccccctctcttttcctcttttgggTGGGCTTGCTGATGAATTCAGACAAAAATTCGTCAGCTTCACAGCCAAAGAAGAAGAGTGCAGCCAGGAGACACAAAGTGCCCcagataaatggaaaaatggcCAATGGGGTCATCCATATGGCATCCAATGGCAGTCATTCCAGGGATGCTCTGAACAGTGATGACTCCCTGGAAGATTCAGCCAACGAGCCTGTGCTCAATGGTCACCACACAGGTGAATTAAATGTTGTGTTCCTTTCTGTTTGGATTCATGTCCATTAAACATTTCAACGTGGTTACTGAGATCTCTCCTCGCCCACTTCTTGTTACTGCCTGTGGTTGTGTATCAGCATACCATGTGATCAGATAATCTGCTAAGCTTCATTGCCAGAGCTGTAAGAACTCAGCAGACGGCAAAtcttttgtacattttacaCATCAGCTGCTCCTAGGACAGTTTTAATGGAGTAAATTAATGTCTCTGCTGAAATGGAGCACAAAGCCCCATTAAGTGAACGccgtctttctgtctctcactcagtCAATTACAGTgcagcttgttttcttttacaatgCTGGGAGAATCTGAGTTGTTTTGTCCTCTTTCTGTGCCTCTTGTGCTGCTCTCAGATCCCAGTGCCAATGTGTCTGGTCCCAACCACCTGGccagtgactctgacagtgAAGTCTATTGTGACTCTGTGGACCAGTTTGGCCAGGAAGAGGCAAGTA from Echeneis naucrates chromosome 20, fEcheNa1.1, whole genome shotgun sequence includes:
- the acbd5a gene encoding acyl-CoA-binding domain-containing protein 5A isoform X3; protein product: MEVESVKAEDDRRLTQLRFEAAVKVIKSLPPDGPFQPSNDMMLKFYSYYKQATVGACNIPRPSFWDAVGKAKWDAWDSLGNMSKEEAMAAYVDEMKLILEGMPMTDEVEELLHVLGPFYELVDEKKKITQISDLSTGFGTMLNSVPSKSFTKSIVRTMEMNGTLETQPARLKPKAVKERLGEETEEEDEDDEEEDEEEKEVAMMEAKKDKNSSASQPKKKSAARRHKVPQINGKMANGVIHMASNGSHSRDALNSDDSLEDSANEPVLNGHHTDPSANVSGPNHLASDSDSEVYCDSVDQFGQEESAEHNHSLDDINEEENHVPFKAAQDIQDGVQGLPNVIRCGGEDGETGGASGSVSQRHPNPDMLDSSLVRRGQGSRSIGHGSGALVPMHGGGDGGGGHWGEAETTGGSLNEHIVVALARLQEDMQSVLQRLHTLEALTACQARSVALSPTYASEKRRIGKPSWWPFDISPTSLAFAVIWPFVAQWLIHLFLQRRRRRIN
- the acbd5a gene encoding acyl-CoA-binding domain-containing protein 5A isoform X1 codes for the protein MVAGGGLKSGLPLTGRNISVLFRPSPCDTMEVESVKAEDDRRLTQLRFEAAVKVIKSLPPDGPFQPSNDMMLKFYSYYKQATVGACNIPRPSFWDAVGKAKWDAWDSLGNMSKEEAMAAYVDEMKLILEGMPMTDEVEELLHVLGPFYELVDEKKKITQISDLSTGFGTMLNSVPSKSFTKSIVRTMEMNGTLETQPARLKPKAVKERLGEETEEEDEDDEEEDEEEKEVAMMEAKKDKNSSASQPKKKSAARRHKVPQINGKMANGVIHMASNGSHSRDALNSDDSLEDSANEPVLNGHHTDPSANVSGPNHLASDSDSEVYCDSVDQFGQEESAEHNHSLDDINEEENHVPFKAAQDIQDGVQGLPNVIRCGGEDGETGGASGSVSQRHPNPDMLDSSLVRRGQGSRSIGHGSGALVPMHGGGDGGGGHWGEAETTGGSLNEHIVVALARLQEDMQSVLQRLHTLEALTACQARSVALSPTYASEKRRIGKPSWWPFDISPTSLAFAVIWPFVAQWLIHLFLQRRRRRIN
- the acbd5a gene encoding acyl-CoA-binding domain-containing protein 5A isoform X2, whose amino-acid sequence is MVAGGGLKSGLPLTGRNISVLFRPSPCDTMEVESVKAEDDRRLTQLRFEAAVKVIKSLPPDGPFQPSNDMMLKFYSYYKQATVGACNIPRPSFWDAVGKAKWDAWDSLGNMSKEEAMAAYVDEMKLILEGMPMTDEVEELLHVLGPFYELVDEKKKITQISDLSTGFGTMLNSVPSKSFTKSIVRTMEMNGTLETQPARLKPKAVKERLGEETEEEDEDDEEEDEEEKEVAMMEAKKDKNSSASQPKKKSAARRHKVPQINGKMANGVIHMASNGSHSRDALNSDDSLEDSANEPVLNGHHTDPSANVSGPNHLASDSDSEVYCDSVDQFGQEESAEHNHSLDDINEEENHVPFKAAQDIQDGVQGLPNVIRCGGEDGETGGASGSVSQRHPNPDMLDSSLVRRGSRSIGHGSGALVPMHGGGDGGGGHWGEAETTGGSLNEHIVVALARLQEDMQSVLQRLHTLEALTACQARSVALSPTYASEKRRIGKPSWWPFDISPTSLAFAVIWPFVAQWLIHLFLQRRRRRIN